A genomic window from Gracilinanus agilis isolate LMUSP501 chromosome X, AgileGrace, whole genome shotgun sequence includes:
- the LOC123253457 gene encoding protein PALS1-like → MTTSHMNGHVTDESDIEVKNVDLTSPEEPQRHREMAVDCPGDLGTRMMPVRRSTQLERIRQQQEDMRRRREEEGRKQELDLNSSMRLKKLAQIPPKIGIDNPIFDTEEGVALESPHYAVKILEVEDLFSSLKHIQHTLVDSQSQDDIALLLQLVQNTDFQNAFKIHNAVTVHMSKASPPFPLLSNAQDLAQEVVGSYREAMPKTSGVTDIPSEYHKEDSDERGPEHSTCPVRPILYECLPCKHSHISHK, encoded by the exons aTGACAACTTCCCATATGAATGGGCATGTTACAGATGAATCAGACATTGAAGTAAAAAATGTTGATCTGACATCTCCAGAAGAACCTCAGAGACACCGAGAGATGGCGGTTGATTGCCCTGGAGATCTGGGAACTAGAATGATGCCAGTGCGTCGAAGTACACAACTAGAACGAATTCGCCAACAACAGGAGGACATGAGGCgtaggagagaagaagaaggaagaaaacaagaactAGACCTTAATTCATCCATGAGACTTAAGAAACTAGCACAAATTCCTCCTAAAATTGGTATAGATAATCCTATTTTTGATACTGAAGAAGGAGTTGCCTTGGAGAGTCCTCATTATGCTGTGAAGATACTAG AAGTAGAAGACCTGTTCTCTTCACTCAAGCATATTCAGCATACTTTGGTAGACTCCCAGAGCCAGGATGACATTGCTTTGCTTTTACAACTTGTACAAAATACTGATTTCCAGAATGCATTTAAGATACACAATGCTGTCACAGTGCATATGAGTAAGGCCAgccctccatttcctcttctctccaatgCACAAGACCTTGCACAGGAG GTTGTGGGGAGTTATAGAGAAGCCATGCCCAAAACCTCAGGGGTAACAGATATACCCTCTGAGTACCACAAAGAGGACTCTGATGAAAGAGGTCCAGAGCACAGCACCTGCCCCGTACGGCCCATCCTTTACGAATGTCTCCCCTGCAAGCACTCCCACATTTCTCATAAATAG